AAGgcttaaacaggagagatttaggttagatataaggaagaagttctttactgtgagggtggtgaggcaatggaacaggctgcccaaggaagttgtgggtgccccatccctggcggtgttcaaggtcaggttggacaagagccttgagcaacctggtttggGGTGAGGTGTTCttgaccatggcaggggagttggaactatgtgagcttaaggtcctttccaaccctgactattctaggattctatgatgttATTTGCACAGGAAAGTATTTCCCTGTAATGTAGAATGTATTCGTGTTTTCGATGTAGGTGAGAGAGAAGAGCTTAATTTGACAGCTAATCGCCTGATGGGCCGAACCCTCACGGTGGAGGTTTCTGTGGAAACCATCCGGAATGCCCAGCAGCAGGAATCCCTCCTGCATGCCACCAAGATGATCGATGAAATCGTTAATAAACTTCTAGATGATCTGGAAGATGCCAAAATCCGCTTAATGTCACTTTATGGTGCATGCACATCTGATGTGCCAGCGGGACCCATCGATCAGAAGTTTCAATCTGTGGTGATTGGATGTGCCATTGAGGATCAGAAGAAGATCAAAAGGCGGCTAGAGACTCTGCTCAGAAACTTGGAAAACTCAGAAAAGTCCATCACGTTGTTGGAGCATCAGAAATCATCTGTTCGACAGTCTTGCAACAGCAAACAGGATTAAACTGTCCTCCAGGCTAGTTCTGGCAAACCGCAGGATAAGCAAATCTCCataaaaagcacacagaagctAAGAAAAAACAGATCTCTGTGCAAGCAAGCACGTATGTACGCATGCACAGCACCAAAGTATCTTTGATTGCAAGGT
This window of the Melopsittacus undulatus isolate bMelUnd1 chromosome 3, bMelUnd1.mat.Z, whole genome shotgun sequence genome carries:
- the BAG2 gene encoding BAG family molecular chaperone regulator 2: MAQAKISAKANEGAQQQQQSGGQLRGRFYRSTSMADRSSRLLENLDQLELRVEAFRDAASAMEQEKETLLEMIHNIQNSQDMRHISEGEREELNLTANRLMGRTLTVEVSVETIRNAQQQESLLHATKMIDEIVNKLLDDLEDAKIRLMSLYGACTSDVPAGPIDQKFQSVVIGCAIEDQKKIKRRLETLLRNLENSEKSITLLEHQKSSVRQSCNSKQD